One part of the Coregonus clupeaformis isolate EN_2021a unplaced genomic scaffold, ASM2061545v1 scaf0350, whole genome shotgun sequence genome encodes these proteins:
- the LOC121556696 gene encoding early nodulin-75-like — MTDARINVSDMIEARVRLTRIKVHNVTEARVRLTRVRVSDHVTEVKDRKARLSGTEDSQSDPRDTTVPMTTKHNGWLASGPGGSNLKNWGKFRIPKRSERPKEEPSIPNPPQSRPLNHNPPQSRPLNHNPPQCRPLNHNPPQRRPPNHNPPQGRPPNHNPPQRRPPNHNPPQGRPPNHNPPQGRPPNHNPPQGRPPNHNPPQGRPPNHNPPQGRPLHRTPPNTSELSYPRTRLRTGTESDGYSSATPETPPSGVDMEACQKRCHSHQLRGGAYGSDIIHQEVLAS; from the coding sequence ATGACTGACGCTAGGATTAATGTTAGTGATATgattgaagctagggttaggttaacTAGGATCAAGGTTCATAATGTGACTGAGGCTAGGGTCAGGTTAacgagggttagggttagtgatcATGTGACTGAAGTGAAGGATAGGAAGGCCAGGCTCAGCGGAACAGAGGACAGCCAATCAGACCCCAGAGACACCACTGTACCcatgacaaccaaacacaacggCTGGCTAGCCAGTGGGCCTGGCGGCAGCAATCTTAAAAACTGGGGTAAATTCAGAATCCCCAAGAGGAGCGAAAGGCCAAAGGAGGAGCCATCAATCCCCAACCCCCCACAGAGCAGGCCTCTTAACCACAACCCCCCACAGAGCAGGCCTCTTAACCACAACCCCCCACAGTGCAGGCCTCTTAACCACAACCCCCCACAGCGCAGACCTCCTAACCACAACCCCCCACAGGGCAGACCTCCTAACCACAACCCCCCACAGCGCAGACCTCCTAACCACAACCCCCCACAGGGCAGACCTCCTAACCACAACCCCCCACAGGGCAGACCTCCTAACCACAACCCCCCACAGGGCAGACCTCCTAACCACAACCCCCCACAGGGCAGACCTCCTAACCACAACCCCCCACAGGGCAGACCTCTGCACAGAACTCCCCCCAACACCAGTGAGCTGTCGTACCCCAGGACACGACTCCGAACTGGGACAGAGAGCGATGGGTACTCCTCCGCTACCCCTGAAACTCCGCCCAGTGGGGTGGATATGGAGGCGTGTCAGAAGAGATGCCACTCCCACCAGCTGAGGGGCGGGGCCTACGGCTCTGACATCATCCACCAAGAGGTTCTAGCCTCCTGA